A single window of Pontibacillus chungwhensis DNA harbors:
- a CDS encoding helix-turn-helix domain-containing protein — MNNHKVGELIYHLRKEMGLTQKELADQMHISDRTISKWERGYGSPDVTLLPHLSALLGVNIENILDGELTSNEFVGGNMKKSSYFVCPSCNNIVLATGDISLSCCGRKLEPLEAKKATDDEKLTFTDSDEEWFITSDHPMTKDHYISFIALATGDQVQIMKQYPEWNLQTRIPKRKHGKLLWYDTKHGLFYQLF; from the coding sequence ATGAATAACCATAAAGTTGGAGAATTAATTTATCATTTGCGAAAAGAAATGGGACTCACTCAGAAGGAATTAGCAGATCAAATGCATATTTCTGATCGAACCATTTCGAAATGGGAGCGCGGGTATGGCAGCCCGGATGTAACACTACTCCCTCATTTGTCTGCCTTACTAGGAGTCAATATAGAAAATATTTTAGACGGAGAACTAACTTCTAATGAATTTGTAGGAGGAAATATGAAAAAATCAAGCTATTTTGTTTGCCCATCATGCAATAATATTGTACTAGCCACTGGAGATATATCCTTATCTTGTTGCGGGAGAAAGTTAGAACCACTCGAAGCAAAGAAAGCGACAGATGACGAGAAGCTAACCTTTACAGACAGTGACGAGGAATGGTTTATAACAAGCGACCACCCCATGACAAAAGACCACTATATATCGTTTATCGCCTTAGCCACAGGTGATCAGGTTCAAATTATGAAACAATATCCGGAATGGAATTTGCAAACGCGGATCCCAAAACGCAAGCACGGGAAACTGCTATGGTATGATACGAAACACGGCTTATTTTATCAACTATTTTAA
- a CDS encoding ABC transporter ATP-binding protein produces the protein MKNENVIKTVNITKRVKRKVLLEDISLNVEAGSICGFLGPNGAGKTTLMRVMMGLVKPSQGSVFLNGVDVNGNRPEALKHVGAMIESPLFYDYLTGRIMLLNLSRLHGYTKEEREEKVEEVLQIVGLEKRGEDKIHTYSLGMKQRLGIAQALLGDPSLILLDEPANGLDPIGMRELRELIISLNQEKGITFFISSHLLDELQHICNHYILIREGRILYQGQVDDLMKDKEMRLEDLFVEMMTS, from the coding sequence TTGAAGAATGAAAATGTGATTAAAACAGTGAACATTACGAAAAGAGTGAAGAGGAAGGTGTTGCTTGAAGATATTTCCTTAAATGTGGAGGCAGGTTCGATTTGTGGATTTCTCGGACCAAATGGAGCCGGTAAGACGACGCTTATGAGGGTGATGATGGGATTAGTGAAACCCTCTCAAGGATCCGTCTTTCTTAATGGAGTGGATGTGAATGGAAATAGGCCAGAAGCTTTAAAACACGTAGGCGCGATGATCGAATCCCCTCTGTTCTATGACTACCTAACAGGTCGTATAATGCTTCTGAACTTATCAAGACTTCATGGTTATACGAAAGAAGAAAGAGAGGAAAAGGTCGAGGAAGTGCTTCAGATTGTCGGACTAGAAAAACGGGGAGAGGATAAAATCCATACCTATTCCTTAGGGATGAAGCAGCGCCTTGGTATTGCTCAAGCCCTCCTTGGGGACCCGTCTTTAATACTTTTGGATGAACCGGCAAATGGGCTTGATCCTATTGGAATGCGAGAGCTTAGAGAGCTTATCATCTCATTGAATCAAGAGAAAGGCATTACGTTTTTCATATCGAGTCATTTGCTGGATGAGCTGCAGCACATTTGCAACCACTATATTTTAATTAGAGAAGGTCGTATTTTGTATCAAGGGCAAGTAGACGATCTCATGAAAGATAAAGAAATGCGCCTTGAAGATTTATTTGTGGAGATGATGACGTCATGA
- a CDS encoding iron-containing alcohol dehydrogenase family protein, with product MVNPDEILRSGPNQYICEEGILKDLSTFIESFQSPLIVTGYKSYEAFRNYASLPQTKVYQHDGYCSDEAIDTITAFAGESDVIIGIGGGVILDTAKSVADHMGVEVTTVPTVAGTCAAATPLSVMYDDTGAFVRVDYHNRTIHLALVDPAFLLTSPIEYVKSGISDSLAKWYEAEPIIRNDQNEDLSIMVKVALDHASYIKEILLHESRAAIESMESNTITSSFKNVIEAIIPLSGTVGGYGGKYGRTAGAHAIHNGLSFIDETHSVLHGHKVAYGILVQLVLEGKTEEVKNLLPFYQDLGFPASLEGLNIVENKNKAMPIVAAHAVKPDETLRLISSFTKDDVVEAMEYLERVLVER from the coding sequence ATGGTAAACCCAGATGAAATTCTTAGAAGTGGACCGAATCAATATATTTGTGAAGAAGGTATTCTTAAAGACCTCTCTACTTTCATAGAGTCGTTTCAGTCTCCCCTAATCGTTACTGGTTACAAATCATATGAAGCTTTCCGAAACTATGCATCTCTACCTCAGACGAAAGTCTATCAGCACGATGGCTATTGTTCAGATGAAGCGATCGATACGATCACAGCCTTTGCGGGAGAGTCTGATGTCATTATCGGAATCGGAGGCGGAGTCATACTAGATACAGCGAAATCGGTCGCAGACCATATGGGCGTTGAGGTTACAACGGTGCCAACCGTGGCTGGAACATGCGCTGCCGCTACTCCGTTAAGTGTCATGTACGATGACACTGGCGCATTTGTTCGTGTCGATTACCACAACCGGACGATTCACCTTGCTCTAGTCGACCCTGCTTTCCTACTAACTTCTCCTATCGAATATGTAAAAAGCGGGATTAGCGATTCACTCGCGAAATGGTACGAAGCAGAACCAATTATCCGTAATGACCAAAATGAAGACCTGTCCATCATGGTCAAGGTCGCACTAGACCACGCTTCCTACATAAAAGAGATCCTACTACACGAAAGCCGCGCTGCTATTGAAAGCATGGAATCGAATACAATAACTTCATCTTTCAAAAACGTCATCGAAGCGATCATTCCTTTATCCGGTACAGTTGGAGGGTATGGAGGAAAGTACGGCAGAACAGCAGGAGCTCACGCGATCCATAATGGATTAAGTTTTATTGATGAAACCCATTCGGTTCTTCATGGACACAAAGTGGCTTACGGGATTCTAGTCCAGCTCGTTCTTGAAGGGAAAACAGAAGAAGTGAAAAACCTGCTTCCTTTCTATCAAGATCTTGGATTTCCTGCGAGTTTAGAAGGGTTGAACATTGTTGAGAACAAAAACAAGGCAATGCCCATTGTTGCCGCTCATGCCGTGAAGCCGGACGAAACGCTTAGGTTGATCTCATCCTTTACGAAAGATGATGTGGTAGAGGCAATGGAGTATTTGGAGAGAGTTTTGGTGGAGAGATAA
- a CDS encoding response regulator transcription factor translates to MEKILIVDDEPDITAILADVLSDEGYVVTQIHDGREAIQSILETSFDLVLLDVMMPGVDGLTVCREVRYRSEVPILFLTAKSGIPNQIQGLNEGADDYIEKPFSNEQVVARVKAHLRREKRYQKSSQTKTYKSLVMDVSTYEAYYKQTILPLTKREFDIVRVLIDFPGQVFSRDQLYERVWGLEADGDASTITEHIRNIRAKVKRIDTQAHLLQTVWGVGYRIG, encoded by the coding sequence ATGGAAAAGATTCTGATTGTAGACGATGAACCAGATATTACAGCGATTTTAGCTGACGTTCTAAGTGATGAGGGATACGTAGTGACGCAGATTCACGATGGTAGAGAAGCCATCCAATCTATACTAGAAACGTCGTTTGATTTAGTCCTTCTTGATGTGATGATGCCAGGCGTAGACGGGTTAACAGTTTGCCGCGAAGTTCGATACCGTTCAGAAGTACCTATTCTATTTCTGACAGCTAAGTCTGGGATCCCTAACCAAATTCAAGGGTTAAATGAAGGGGCGGATGATTATATTGAGAAGCCATTCTCAAACGAGCAAGTGGTGGCCCGAGTGAAAGCTCATTTAAGAAGGGAGAAGCGGTATCAGAAGAGCTCTCAAACGAAAACGTATAAATCTCTCGTAATGGATGTCTCTACCTATGAGGCTTATTATAAACAAACCATACTTCCTTTGACGAAAAGGGAATTTGATATCGTCCGAGTTCTTATTGACTTCCCAGGTCAAGTTTTCTCGAGGGACCAACTATATGAGCGGGTATGGGGGCTAGAGGCGGACGGAGACGCCTCTACCATTACAGAACATATTCGTAATATTCGTGCTAAGGTAAAGCGAATTGACACTCAGGCTCACCTATTGCAAACGGTATGGGGAGTAGGATATAGAATTGGGTAG
- a CDS encoding HAMP domain-containing sensor histidine kinase, giving the protein MLLVLRLDEESHANYYEKQIPEVTSFIKTAKSELVDHPSVSRERLNEKVPLDGMTYHVYDKDGSLLYGSTEARGMELPIIEKVNTTDFENDSYQKYLPILSSSEELVGMVKLTYQLESGTPIQRLSLLIILAPFLFIVFYTYVCGGKLSRRLFTPIRELAGAIDSIKEQDLDFTLHAANRSDELGDLARAFETMKQELHTSLEKQWKLEQERQDFLSAVTHDLKTPLTIMKSNAQVLDRKIDDNERVYSAAILKQIDRVTNLVHEVGEVQRINGGSFPIQLQKVEPKSFFEKELQSFRTYIEAKGDHYSIQLSDERSVHKDISIDPDRMRQVIENIISNSVRYTPSSSTIHAHLDLTDGAVELTISDNGPGFHSAELPQVFDQFYRGNPSTSGQGLGLSIVKNIIEAHRGEVNVWNDGGASISITLFG; this is encoded by the coding sequence TTGCTTTTGGTCTTGCGATTAGATGAAGAAAGCCACGCCAATTATTATGAAAAACAAATTCCTGAGGTTACATCTTTTATTAAGACGGCTAAGAGTGAGCTGGTGGATCATCCATCTGTTTCCAGGGAGCGGTTAAATGAGAAGGTACCGTTAGATGGAATGACTTACCATGTCTACGATAAAGATGGCAGCCTCTTGTACGGTTCAACGGAAGCCCGAGGTATGGAATTGCCAATCATAGAGAAGGTAAATACGACCGATTTCGAAAATGATTCCTATCAAAAGTATTTACCGATTTTGTCCTCTTCAGAAGAACTGGTTGGGATGGTAAAGCTAACCTATCAGTTAGAGTCAGGTACACCTATACAGAGGTTATCGCTCCTAATCATTCTTGCTCCTTTTTTGTTTATCGTTTTTTACACCTACGTATGTGGAGGGAAGTTAAGCAGGCGCTTGTTTACGCCTATTCGTGAATTAGCAGGAGCTATTGATTCTATTAAAGAACAAGATTTGGATTTTACGCTACATGCCGCCAACCGGAGTGATGAGTTAGGGGATTTGGCAAGAGCTTTTGAGACCATGAAACAAGAATTACATACGTCTTTAGAAAAGCAATGGAAGCTTGAACAAGAGCGTCAAGATTTCCTAAGCGCTGTGACACATGATTTGAAGACGCCTTTAACGATTATGAAGTCGAATGCACAAGTTTTAGACAGAAAAATAGATGACAATGAGCGCGTATACAGTGCGGCTATTTTAAAGCAGATTGATCGTGTAACCAACCTCGTGCATGAGGTGGGGGAGGTCCAGAGGATTAATGGAGGGTCGTTTCCTATCCAACTGCAAAAGGTTGAACCAAAATCTTTCTTTGAAAAAGAACTACAATCCTTTCGAACTTATATTGAAGCTAAAGGTGACCATTATTCGATTCAATTAAGTGATGAACGATCGGTTCATAAAGATATTTCGATCGACCCGGATCGCATGCGTCAAGTTATAGAAAATATAATCTCAAATAGCGTTCGTTATACACCATCTAGTAGTACGATCCATGCTCACCTAGATTTAACAGATGGAGCGGTTGAACTCACCATAAGTGATAATGGCCCTGGGTTTCATAGTGCTGAGTTGCCTCAAGTATTTGATCAATTTTATAGGGGTAACCCTAGTACTTCAGGGCAAGGACTGGGTTTATCGATCGTTAAGAACATCATTGAAGCTCATCGTGGCGAGGTGAATGTATGGAATGATGGAGGAGCTAGTATTTCCATTACACTATTTGGCTGA
- a CDS encoding NAD(P)/FAD-dependent oxidoreductase, translating into MSEHYEVVIIGGGAAGLNAALVLGRSKRNVLVLDENKARNNVTKASHGFLTRDGVKPEEFKEMGIGEIKAYPSVSYIESKVTSLHKDSGLFHIHGDGQNYTADRVIVATGMKDELPDIKGVDLVYGTSVFHCPYCDGWERREEPLAVFGNDPGILDYVKLIYNWSQDLMIFTNGPAEITSEEKEDLKQHGVALIEETVRELVSEDGYLKHVVTESDEVYDRSGGFILETSESQSFPLHEYFDIEFTDMGGYYTKDGCETLVDGLYVIGDSRHGFSGLLKAASEGYELAVALNHELAVNAWDRKG; encoded by the coding sequence ATGAGTGAGCATTATGAAGTGGTGATTATTGGGGGAGGAGCGGCAGGTTTAAATGCAGCTCTTGTCTTAGGACGATCAAAGAGAAATGTACTTGTTCTTGATGAGAATAAAGCACGCAATAACGTTACAAAAGCTTCCCATGGTTTCCTTACTCGAGATGGTGTGAAGCCAGAGGAATTTAAGGAAATGGGAATCGGTGAAATCAAAGCTTATCCGAGTGTTTCGTATATAGAGAGTAAAGTAACTTCGCTCCATAAAGACAGTGGACTCTTCCATATTCACGGAGATGGACAAAACTATACAGCCGACCGTGTAATCGTCGCCACAGGAATGAAAGACGAGTTACCGGATATTAAGGGCGTAGACCTTGTGTATGGGACAAGCGTTTTTCACTGTCCTTACTGTGACGGATGGGAGCGCAGAGAGGAACCGTTAGCCGTCTTTGGGAATGATCCAGGGATCTTAGATTATGTGAAACTGATTTATAACTGGAGCCAGGATCTAATGATTTTTACGAATGGACCTGCAGAAATTACCTCTGAGGAGAAAGAGGACTTAAAGCAGCACGGAGTCGCGCTTATAGAAGAAACCGTTCGTGAACTGGTCTCTGAAGATGGATATCTTAAACATGTCGTTACAGAGTCAGATGAGGTTTACGACCGTTCAGGAGGATTTATATTGGAAACAAGCGAATCCCAGTCCTTCCCCCTTCATGAATACTTTGATATAGAATTCACCGATATGGGCGGATATTACACTAAAGATGGATGTGAAACGCTTGTAGATGGACTATATGTGATTGGTGATTCTAGACATGGATTTTCTGGATTACTGAAGGCGGCTAGTGAAGGATATGAGCTGGCGGTTGCCTTAAATCATGAACTTGCTGTAAATGCCTGGGATCGGAAAGGGTAA
- a CDS encoding DUF2785 domain-containing protein translates to MKTKESFKRINIDEWSSDEADEWMEWMLTFIGDPDPELRDECIYPAFGRLIQEGRLHKDQVDKILETCLSESHLFYRIGEQKGDGVFTRSFSALVIAEVVHSDQGWKRERYEQILNAVGEYLKEEQDMRGYVQGKGWAHSMAHGADLLVALVEHTQFRQKDANLFLQAVQNAFWKEYAFTDDEEERLAFVIEALLQKGVAPSIITKWVKETFVKLDAEWNARPFAIPVFRIRTNVLHFMKALFFRVEVSELQGMIKQYLEEWHKRVYQH, encoded by the coding sequence ATGAAAACTAAAGAAAGTTTCAAAAGAATAAACATCGATGAATGGTCATCGGATGAAGCGGACGAGTGGATGGAGTGGATGCTTACCTTTATAGGAGATCCTGATCCAGAGCTTCGGGATGAATGTATCTACCCTGCTTTTGGAAGGCTGATTCAAGAGGGGCGTTTACATAAAGATCAAGTGGATAAAATCTTAGAAACATGTTTGAGTGAGTCTCATCTTTTTTATCGGATTGGTGAACAAAAGGGGGATGGTGTGTTTACTCGATCCTTTTCTGCTTTAGTCATTGCTGAGGTTGTCCATTCTGATCAAGGATGGAAGCGGGAGCGATACGAACAGATATTGAACGCCGTGGGTGAGTATCTAAAGGAAGAACAGGATATGAGAGGCTATGTTCAAGGGAAAGGTTGGGCCCATAGCATGGCACACGGGGCTGATCTTCTTGTAGCTCTTGTTGAGCACACTCAATTCAGACAAAAAGATGCGAACCTTTTTCTGCAAGCTGTTCAAAATGCCTTTTGGAAAGAATACGCGTTTACCGATGATGAGGAAGAGCGCTTAGCATTTGTAATCGAGGCTTTATTACAAAAGGGAGTGGCACCGTCTATTATTACGAAATGGGTAAAGGAGACATTCGTCAAATTGGATGCGGAATGGAACGCTAGACCCTTTGCTATTCCCGTTTTTCGTATCAGAACAAATGTATTGCATTTTATGAAGGCTCTGTTTTTCAGGGTGGAGGTGTCTGAGCTTCAGGGGATGATTAAACAATATTTAGAGGAATGGCATAAACGGGTGTATCAACATTAG